The proteins below come from a single Perca flavescens isolate YP-PL-M2 chromosome 8, PFLA_1.0, whole genome shotgun sequence genomic window:
- the arsa gene encoding arylsulfatase A produces the protein MSILSSHAGRRRMDNIGFLFLNTFLFCTCLASPPNFVLLFADDLGFGDLGCYGHPSSLTPNLDRLAAGGLRFTDFYCTSPVCSPSRASLLTGRYQTRSGIYPGVLYPGSRGGLPLNETTIAEVLKPMGYATAAIGKWHLGVGANGMFLPTRQGFDQYLGIPYSHDMGPCWNLTCFPPDVKCFGLCDVGTVTVPLMHNEVIKQQPVSFLDLERAYSDFATNFITTSAKKKQPFFLYYPSHHTHYPQYAGQGAAGRTLRGPFGDALFEFDNTIGNLLTTLEKTGVTNNTLVFFTSDNGPELMRLSRGGNAGPLKCGKGTTYEGGMREPAIAFWPGTIRPGVTHEMASTLDILPTIASLAGAKLPQVMLDGVDMTEILVNQGKSKRETMVFYPTDPDEKYGLFALRLGKYKAHFYTRGATHSGTTPDQDCPVFAVLKAHDPPLIFDLEADPSEHYPLPLTGKPDLQALLERIKKVKEQFEASMVFGESQISKGTDPDLEPCCNPQCSPKPSCCKC, from the exons ATGTCAATACTATCTTCACATGCAGGACGACGCAGAATGGACAACATCGGCTTCCTCTTTTtgaacacttttcttttttgcacCTGCTTGGCTTCACCGCCGAATTTTGTCCTCCTCTTCGCAGATGATTTAGGTTTCGGGGACTTAGGTTGTTATGGACACCCCAGCTCACTCACTCCCAACCTGGACCGCCTGGCAGCGGGAGGACTCCGGTTTACAGATTTCTACTGCACCAGCCCCGTCTGCTCCCCGTCCAG GGCATCATTGTTGACGGGGCGCTATCAGACCCGCTCAGGTATCTACCCGGGAGTGTTGTACCCAGGCTCTAGAGGTGGTCTTCCTCTGAATGAGACCACAATTGCGGAAGTGTTGAAACCTATGGGCTATGCTACTGCTGCCATAGGGAAGTGGCACTTAGGAGTTGGGGCCAATGGGATGTTTCTTCCAACCAGGCAGGGGTTTGACCAGTACCTGGGGATCCCCTACTCCCATGACATG GGCCCCTGTTGGAACCTGACTTGTTTCCCTCCAGATGTTAAGTGTTTTGGATTGTGTGACGTTGGCACTGTTACCGTCCCACTAATGCACAATGAGGTCATCAAGCAGCAGCCAGTCAGCTTCCTCGATCTGGAAAGGGCTTACAGTGATTTTGCAACCAATTTCATTACCACATCAGCCAAGAAAAAACAACCTTTCTTCCTCTACTACCCTTCCCAT CACACCCACTACCCCCAGTATGCAGGTCAAGGGGCAGCCGGGCGCACTTTAAGGGGCCCATTTGGAGATGCTCTGTTTGAGTTTGACAACACAATAGGAAACCTACTAACAACCCTTGAGAAGACAGGAGTGACCAACAACACACTGGTCTTCTTCACTTCTGACAATGG gCCTGAACTGATGCGTTTGTCTCGTGGAGGTAACGCTGGCCCTCTGAAATGTGGAAAAGGCACCACGTATGAGGGGGGCATGAGAGAGCCAGCCATCGCCTTTTGGCCAGGGACTATCAGGCCAG GTGTGACCCATGAGATGGCCAGCACTCTAGATATCCTCCCCACCATTGCAAGTCTGGCAGGAGCCAAACTACCCCAGGTGATGCTGGATGGGGTCGATATGACAGAAATCCTTGTCAACCAAGGAAAG AGTAAAAGGGAGACAATGGTGTTCTATCCCACAGATCCCGATGAGAAGTATGGCCTGTTTGCTCTCAGGCTAGGGAAGTACAAGGCCCACTTCTATACGCGAG GTGCTACCCACAGCGGTACTACCCCGGACCAAGACTGCCCAGTATTTGCAGTCCTCAAGGCCCACGACCCCCCTCTTATTTTTGACCTGGAGGCTGACCCCTCGGAGCACTACCCTCTCCCCCTGACGGGAAAACCCGACCTCCAAGCCCTGCTGGAGAGGATCAAGAAAGTCAAGGAGCAGTTTGAAGCCTCCATGGTATTCGGAGAGAGCCAGATATCAAAAGGAACAGACCCCGACCTGGAGCCTTGCTGCAATCCTCAGTGTAGCCCCAAGCCCAGCTGCTGCAAGTGTTAA
- the mapk8ip2 gene encoding C-Jun-amino-terminal kinase-interacting protein 2 isoform X1, which yields MADRAEMFSLSTFHSLSPPGCRPAHDISLEEFDDEDLSEITDDCGIGLNYDSDPYEKDSLILEKSDMHHPVCSFQDDFQEFEMIDDEDEDDEEEEEEDEEVDPDAPPSPSASPPLSPTLGTLKSRPTTLNLTTAVSQDSLNNNSSLSPKKGSWQDSLRKTSQGRLSPTHSCLEDGSHVTGQCPTSPVSQAPGSQSKGIPPKQAGEGGNPQSPHRPLLCDIEGNRRERPEYGSFGQHKSHPFSGDVTESKVDPSVQTARVPSVDEHSQCSDTEVDHDLNSDHNHKHSNRRATDTYTITSESGVEPENELDPDGTSRCLSSTAPMGANDGADTPFSDEELEKDFEVEFMCKETYDMVCKENQSTYVEFPSIEPASFSSFMANSRSDVLDRSNSSDAAVSAMEAAANDSTSPSSDPGIADMNQQGYMTSDQDKDLSSPGSDSDVEGELEAAFACGGPVVSNMISSISETELDLTSDDSSSGRSSHLTNSIEEASSPTSDQELDPDTELEQDSGIVGLKVSLLLGQPDPIKEGSPLPSPSPLPSPTIATPSPVDSPILPPESYDDDRALMGLQNVDDELSFEHQADPDETLPPAQQCEDSMSRQMVLQIEPDHSLESFKRSFYLPVGPRLMPNADEYDGTSEGDSESESEDDLSENSDSPWLLSNLVNRMISEGSYPISCPEDCFKRKVSVSDTISPSSDIGDGDGFNDEDQEKKAEMEGSEEEENEGERRKSVESSKGAVMNTCLYMNNCTGDTINPVILERCANNGRGTTDFNSLDTTKDSEKNFTDKPSKNARRQEEDEEPNNDLMMLEGRKDLDSPSLSESVVSDKDEGRETEPRPTSRSSASLERITEVKQSLTLDIPTAQTNRCFSLTYSTDNEEEEDDGDSYPFLGGLRKQSYRGSDLELDSSPPLDSSVQDHLISDHDLPLCEKDLALRQPNEDDGLAYDSMKYTLVVDENTTLELVSLRRCTSVLSDDSELSTLCDEEPLGRGVDYGHDDEEVRPELLSSSEDSSPEADLPFSKKFLNVFVNSTSRSSSTESFGLFSCTINGEERDQTHRAVYRFIPRHADELELDVDDPLYVEEEEDDYWYRGYNMRTGERGIFPAFYAHEVIGQSKELLGMKRNPAWIETFSVQFLGSVEVPYHQGNGILCAAMQKIAISRKRTVHVRPPSLCELEISLQGVKLIMSLEDEYDTLDEYDRCSHFFQMKNISFCGCHPRNNCYFGFITKHPMLNRFACHVFVSQESMRPVAECVGRAFQEYYQEHLEYACPTEDIYLE from the exons GACTCCCTCATTCTGGAGAAGAGTGACATGCACCACCCAGTCTGCTCCTTCCAGGATGACTTCCAAGAGTTTGAGATGATTGACGATGAagatgaggatgatgaggaggaagaggaagaagatgaagaggTTGACCCTGATGCACCCCCGTCCCCCTctgcctccccccctctctctcctactCTTGGCACTCTGAAGAGCAGACCCACCACATTGAACCTCACCACTGCTGTGTCACAG GATTCACTGAACAACAACAGCAGTCTCTCCCCAAAGAAAGGAAGCTGGCAGGACTCTTTACGCAAGACCTCACAGG GTCGTCTGTCTCCAACCCACTCATGTCTGGAGGATGGTAGCCATGTGACAGGCCAGTGCCCAACCTCTCCAGTTTCCCAGGCACCAGGGTCTCAGAGCAAAGgtattccaccaaaacaggCAGGGGAGGGCGGGAACCCCCAATCCCCTCATAGGCCCCTCCTCTGCGACATCGAGGGCAACAGGCGGGAGAGGCCCGAATACG GCTCATTTGGTCAACACAAGTCCCACCCTTTCTCTGGTGATGTCACTGAGTCAAAAGTAGACCCTTCAGTCCAGACAGCCAGAGTACCTTCTGTAGACGAGCACTCCCAGTGTTCGGACACCGAGGTGGACCATGACCTCAACAGCGACCACAACCACAAACACTCAAACCGGCGTGCCACTGACACTTACACGATCACCAGTGAGTCTGGTGTGGAGCCGGAGAACGAGCTAGATCCAGATGGAACCAGTCGCTGCTTGTCATCCACTGCACCCATGGGAGCCAACGACGGTGCCGATACACCCTTCTCTGATGAAGAGCTGGAGAAGGACTTTGAGGTGGAGTTCATGTGTAAGGAGACTTACGATATGGTGTGTAAGGAGAATCAGTCGACTTATGTGGAATTCCCCTCCATTGAACCCGCCTCCTTCTCCAGCTTTATGGCCAACAGCCGCTCAGATGTTCTTGACCGGTCCAACAGTTCCGATGCAGCAGTTTCTGCCATGGAGGCAGCCGCTAACGACTCCACCTCTCCATCCTCAGACCCAGGGATAGCAGACATGAACCAGCAGGGTTACATGACTTCGGACCAGGACAAGGACCTCAGCTCTCCAGGCTCTGACTCTGACGTTGAAGGGGAGCTGGAGGCAGCGTTTGCCTGTGGAGGTCCCGTGGTCTCCAACATGATCTCCTCTATCTCAGAGACAGAGCTTGACCTGACAAGTGATGACAGCAGCAGTGGACGCTCGTCTCACCTCACCAACTCCATTGAGGAGGCCAGCTCGCCTACATCAGACCAGGAACTGGACCCGGACACAGAGTTAGAGCAGGACAGTGGCATCGTGGGACTGAAAGTGTCTTTACTTCTGGGCCAACCTGACCCAATCAAAGAAGGGtctcctcttccctctccttCCCCTCTACCCTCACCCACTATTGCTACACCATCCCCTGTTGACTCACCCATCTTACCCCCTGAGTCCTACGATGATGATCGAGCTCTGATGGGGCTGCAGAATGTGGACGATGAGCTGTCTTTCGAACACCAGGCTGACCCAGATGAAACTTTGCCTCCAGCCCAACAATGTGAAGACAGCATGTCCAGACAGATGGTACTGCAGATAGAACCAGACCACAGTCTAGAGAGCTTCAAACGCTCCTTCTACCTGCCAGTGGGACCCAGGCTAATGCCCAATGCAGATGAATATGATGGAACCAGTGAGGGAGACTCCGAATCAGAAAGCGAAGACGACCTGAGCGAGAACTCAGACTCACCATGGCTGCTCAGCAACCTGGTCAACAGGATGATCTCAGAGGGCTCGTACCCAATCAGTTGTCCTGAGGACTGCTTCAAGAGGAAGGTGTCTGTGTCAGACACCATCTCACCATCCTCAGACATTGGAGATGGAGATGGTTTCAATGATGAGGACCAAGAGAAGAaagcagagatggagggatcagaggaagaagagaatgaaggagagaggaggaagagtgtGGAGTCTTCAAAAGGAGCAGTGATGAATACCTGTCTGTATATGAACAACTGTACTGGTGACACCATAAACCCTGTGATCTTAGAGCGCTGTGCAAACAACGGGAGGGGGACCACAGATTTCAACTCCTTAGATACCACTAAAGACTCTGAGAAGAACTTCACAGACAAACCATCCAAGAATGCCAGGAGacaggaggaagatgaagaacCCAACAATGACTTGATGATGCTAGAGGGAAGGAAGGATCTGGACTCACCAAGCCTCAGTGAGAGTGTGGTCAGCGACAAGGACGAAGGACGAGAAACTGAGCCCAGGCCAACGAGTCGTTCCTCAGCCTCTCTTGAGCGTATCACCGAGGTTAAACAAAGCCTGACACTGGACATACCCACTGCCCAGACAAACCGCTGCTTCAGCCTCACCTACTCCACGGAcaatgaagaagaggaggacgaCGGAGACTCTTACCCATTCCTGGGTGGCTTGAGGAAGCAGTCCTACAGGGGAAGTGACTTAGAGCTTGACAGTTCACCACCCCTTGATTCCAGTGTGCAAGACCATCTCATATCTGACCATGACCTACCACTGTGTGAGAAAGATCTGGCTCTGAGGCAGCCGAATGAAGATGATGGACTGGCGTATGACTCCATGAAGTACACGCTGGTGGTGGATGAGAATACTACGCTGGAACTAGTCAGTCTCAGAAG GTGCACCTCCGTCCTGAGTGATGACAGTGAGCTCTCCACGCTATGTGACGAGGAACCTTTGGGGAGAGGGGTGGACTATGGTCACGATGATGAGGAGGTGAGGCCAGAACTTCTCAGTTCTTCTGAGGACTCATCCCCTGAGGCTGACCTCCCATTCTCTAAGAAGTTCCTCAATGTGTTCGTCAACAGCACCTCCCGCTCCTCCA GCACAGAGTCCTTTGGGCTTTTCTCCTGTACCATCaatggagaggagagggaccAGACACACAGGGCAGTCTACAG ATTCATCCCCAGACATGCAGATGAGCTGGAGCTGGATGTGGATGATCCTTTGTAtgtggaggaagaagaggatgaCTACTGGTACCGAGGCTATAACATGCGAACAGGGGAGAGGGGCATCTTTCCTGCTTTCTATGCCCATGAGGTCATAGGCCAGTCTAAGGAGCTGTTGG GCATGAAAAGAAATCCAGCATGGATTGAGACTTTCAGCGTTCAGTTTTTGGGGTCTGTTGAGGTACCTTATCACCAAGGCAACGGCATTCTCTGCGCCGCCATGCAGAAG ATCGCGATATCAAGGAAACGGACGGTACATGTGCGACCTCCTTCTCTGTGTGAGCTGGAGATTAGCTTGCAAGGAGTGAAACTGATCATGAGTCTGGAGGATGAATATGACACACTCGATGAG TATGACAGATGTAGTCACTTCTTCCAGATGAAGAACATCTCCTTCTGTGGATGCCATCCGAGGAACAACTG CTACTTTGGCTTTATCACTAAGCACCCCATGTTGAACAGATTTGCTTGCCACGTGTTTGTATCCCAGGAGTCCATGCGGCCTGTAGCAGAGTGTGTTGG ACGAGCCTTCCAGGAGTACTACCAGGAACATCTGGAGTACGCCTGCCCCACCGAGGACATCTACCTGGAGTAA
- the mapk8ip2 gene encoding C-Jun-amino-terminal kinase-interacting protein 2 isoform X2 encodes MADRAEMFSLSTFHSLSPPGCRPAHDISLEEFDDEDLSEITDDCGIGLNYDSDPYEKDSLILEKSDMHHPVCSFQDDFQEFEMIDDEDEDDEEEEEEDEEVDPDAPPSPSASPPLSPTLGTLKSRPTTLNLTTAVSQDSLNNNSSLSPKKGSWQDSLRKTSQGRLSPTHSCLEDGSHVTGQCPTSPVSQAPGSQSKGSFGQHKSHPFSGDVTESKVDPSVQTARVPSVDEHSQCSDTEVDHDLNSDHNHKHSNRRATDTYTITSESGVEPENELDPDGTSRCLSSTAPMGANDGADTPFSDEELEKDFEVEFMCKETYDMVCKENQSTYVEFPSIEPASFSSFMANSRSDVLDRSNSSDAAVSAMEAAANDSTSPSSDPGIADMNQQGYMTSDQDKDLSSPGSDSDVEGELEAAFACGGPVVSNMISSISETELDLTSDDSSSGRSSHLTNSIEEASSPTSDQELDPDTELEQDSGIVGLKVSLLLGQPDPIKEGSPLPSPSPLPSPTIATPSPVDSPILPPESYDDDRALMGLQNVDDELSFEHQADPDETLPPAQQCEDSMSRQMVLQIEPDHSLESFKRSFYLPVGPRLMPNADEYDGTSEGDSESESEDDLSENSDSPWLLSNLVNRMISEGSYPISCPEDCFKRKVSVSDTISPSSDIGDGDGFNDEDQEKKAEMEGSEEEENEGERRKSVESSKGAVMNTCLYMNNCTGDTINPVILERCANNGRGTTDFNSLDTTKDSEKNFTDKPSKNARRQEEDEEPNNDLMMLEGRKDLDSPSLSESVVSDKDEGRETEPRPTSRSSASLERITEVKQSLTLDIPTAQTNRCFSLTYSTDNEEEEDDGDSYPFLGGLRKQSYRGSDLELDSSPPLDSSVQDHLISDHDLPLCEKDLALRQPNEDDGLAYDSMKYTLVVDENTTLELVSLRRCTSVLSDDSELSTLCDEEPLGRGVDYGHDDEEVRPELLSSSEDSSPEADLPFSKKFLNVFVNSTSRSSSTESFGLFSCTINGEERDQTHRAVYRFIPRHADELELDVDDPLYVEEEEDDYWYRGYNMRTGERGIFPAFYAHEVIGQSKELLGMKRNPAWIETFSVQFLGSVEVPYHQGNGILCAAMQKIAISRKRTVHVRPPSLCELEISLQGVKLIMSLEDEYDTLDEYDRCSHFFQMKNISFCGCHPRNNCYFGFITKHPMLNRFACHVFVSQESMRPVAECVGRAFQEYYQEHLEYACPTEDIYLE; translated from the exons GACTCCCTCATTCTGGAGAAGAGTGACATGCACCACCCAGTCTGCTCCTTCCAGGATGACTTCCAAGAGTTTGAGATGATTGACGATGAagatgaggatgatgaggaggaagaggaagaagatgaagaggTTGACCCTGATGCACCCCCGTCCCCCTctgcctccccccctctctctcctactCTTGGCACTCTGAAGAGCAGACCCACCACATTGAACCTCACCACTGCTGTGTCACAG GATTCACTGAACAACAACAGCAGTCTCTCCCCAAAGAAAGGAAGCTGGCAGGACTCTTTACGCAAGACCTCACAGG GTCGTCTGTCTCCAACCCACTCATGTCTGGAGGATGGTAGCCATGTGACAGGCCAGTGCCCAACCTCTCCAGTTTCCCAGGCACCAGGGTCTCAGAGCAAAG GCTCATTTGGTCAACACAAGTCCCACCCTTTCTCTGGTGATGTCACTGAGTCAAAAGTAGACCCTTCAGTCCAGACAGCCAGAGTACCTTCTGTAGACGAGCACTCCCAGTGTTCGGACACCGAGGTGGACCATGACCTCAACAGCGACCACAACCACAAACACTCAAACCGGCGTGCCACTGACACTTACACGATCACCAGTGAGTCTGGTGTGGAGCCGGAGAACGAGCTAGATCCAGATGGAACCAGTCGCTGCTTGTCATCCACTGCACCCATGGGAGCCAACGACGGTGCCGATACACCCTTCTCTGATGAAGAGCTGGAGAAGGACTTTGAGGTGGAGTTCATGTGTAAGGAGACTTACGATATGGTGTGTAAGGAGAATCAGTCGACTTATGTGGAATTCCCCTCCATTGAACCCGCCTCCTTCTCCAGCTTTATGGCCAACAGCCGCTCAGATGTTCTTGACCGGTCCAACAGTTCCGATGCAGCAGTTTCTGCCATGGAGGCAGCCGCTAACGACTCCACCTCTCCATCCTCAGACCCAGGGATAGCAGACATGAACCAGCAGGGTTACATGACTTCGGACCAGGACAAGGACCTCAGCTCTCCAGGCTCTGACTCTGACGTTGAAGGGGAGCTGGAGGCAGCGTTTGCCTGTGGAGGTCCCGTGGTCTCCAACATGATCTCCTCTATCTCAGAGACAGAGCTTGACCTGACAAGTGATGACAGCAGCAGTGGACGCTCGTCTCACCTCACCAACTCCATTGAGGAGGCCAGCTCGCCTACATCAGACCAGGAACTGGACCCGGACACAGAGTTAGAGCAGGACAGTGGCATCGTGGGACTGAAAGTGTCTTTACTTCTGGGCCAACCTGACCCAATCAAAGAAGGGtctcctcttccctctccttCCCCTCTACCCTCACCCACTATTGCTACACCATCCCCTGTTGACTCACCCATCTTACCCCCTGAGTCCTACGATGATGATCGAGCTCTGATGGGGCTGCAGAATGTGGACGATGAGCTGTCTTTCGAACACCAGGCTGACCCAGATGAAACTTTGCCTCCAGCCCAACAATGTGAAGACAGCATGTCCAGACAGATGGTACTGCAGATAGAACCAGACCACAGTCTAGAGAGCTTCAAACGCTCCTTCTACCTGCCAGTGGGACCCAGGCTAATGCCCAATGCAGATGAATATGATGGAACCAGTGAGGGAGACTCCGAATCAGAAAGCGAAGACGACCTGAGCGAGAACTCAGACTCACCATGGCTGCTCAGCAACCTGGTCAACAGGATGATCTCAGAGGGCTCGTACCCAATCAGTTGTCCTGAGGACTGCTTCAAGAGGAAGGTGTCTGTGTCAGACACCATCTCACCATCCTCAGACATTGGAGATGGAGATGGTTTCAATGATGAGGACCAAGAGAAGAaagcagagatggagggatcagaggaagaagagaatgaaggagagaggaggaagagtgtGGAGTCTTCAAAAGGAGCAGTGATGAATACCTGTCTGTATATGAACAACTGTACTGGTGACACCATAAACCCTGTGATCTTAGAGCGCTGTGCAAACAACGGGAGGGGGACCACAGATTTCAACTCCTTAGATACCACTAAAGACTCTGAGAAGAACTTCACAGACAAACCATCCAAGAATGCCAGGAGacaggaggaagatgaagaacCCAACAATGACTTGATGATGCTAGAGGGAAGGAAGGATCTGGACTCACCAAGCCTCAGTGAGAGTGTGGTCAGCGACAAGGACGAAGGACGAGAAACTGAGCCCAGGCCAACGAGTCGTTCCTCAGCCTCTCTTGAGCGTATCACCGAGGTTAAACAAAGCCTGACACTGGACATACCCACTGCCCAGACAAACCGCTGCTTCAGCCTCACCTACTCCACGGAcaatgaagaagaggaggacgaCGGAGACTCTTACCCATTCCTGGGTGGCTTGAGGAAGCAGTCCTACAGGGGAAGTGACTTAGAGCTTGACAGTTCACCACCCCTTGATTCCAGTGTGCAAGACCATCTCATATCTGACCATGACCTACCACTGTGTGAGAAAGATCTGGCTCTGAGGCAGCCGAATGAAGATGATGGACTGGCGTATGACTCCATGAAGTACACGCTGGTGGTGGATGAGAATACTACGCTGGAACTAGTCAGTCTCAGAAG GTGCACCTCCGTCCTGAGTGATGACAGTGAGCTCTCCACGCTATGTGACGAGGAACCTTTGGGGAGAGGGGTGGACTATGGTCACGATGATGAGGAGGTGAGGCCAGAACTTCTCAGTTCTTCTGAGGACTCATCCCCTGAGGCTGACCTCCCATTCTCTAAGAAGTTCCTCAATGTGTTCGTCAACAGCACCTCCCGCTCCTCCA GCACAGAGTCCTTTGGGCTTTTCTCCTGTACCATCaatggagaggagagggaccAGACACACAGGGCAGTCTACAG ATTCATCCCCAGACATGCAGATGAGCTGGAGCTGGATGTGGATGATCCTTTGTAtgtggaggaagaagaggatgaCTACTGGTACCGAGGCTATAACATGCGAACAGGGGAGAGGGGCATCTTTCCTGCTTTCTATGCCCATGAGGTCATAGGCCAGTCTAAGGAGCTGTTGG GCATGAAAAGAAATCCAGCATGGATTGAGACTTTCAGCGTTCAGTTTTTGGGGTCTGTTGAGGTACCTTATCACCAAGGCAACGGCATTCTCTGCGCCGCCATGCAGAAG ATCGCGATATCAAGGAAACGGACGGTACATGTGCGACCTCCTTCTCTGTGTGAGCTGGAGATTAGCTTGCAAGGAGTGAAACTGATCATGAGTCTGGAGGATGAATATGACACACTCGATGAG TATGACAGATGTAGTCACTTCTTCCAGATGAAGAACATCTCCTTCTGTGGATGCCATCCGAGGAACAACTG CTACTTTGGCTTTATCACTAAGCACCCCATGTTGAACAGATTTGCTTGCCACGTGTTTGTATCCCAGGAGTCCATGCGGCCTGTAGCAGAGTGTGTTGG ACGAGCCTTCCAGGAGTACTACCAGGAACATCTGGAGTACGCCTGCCCCACCGAGGACATCTACCTGGAGTAA